The Sesamum indicum cultivar Zhongzhi No. 13 linkage group LG6, S_indicum_v1.0, whole genome shotgun sequence genomic interval AGTCAGCAATTTGAATACATTTGCTTTTTTCCTACTTTAGGGTGGTTTTTTGACCGTTGGAGATCTTTAtaatttgaactttttatGCAAAAATGTTTTGCAACAGTTAGTTGTGCACGAGCTTTCTGCGTATGTGTTTACCTTCTGCAGGAATCACGGCAAACTTGATAATGAATTGTACTGTTAATCTGATTCATGCTTCATGAAATTCTTGGCAGAGCTCGATGAGAAAACAAAGATAATGCTGAAGATAATTGAGGAAGACGCAGATTCCTTTGCCCAACGTGCAGAAATGTACTACAAGAAGAGACCAGAGCTCATTAGCATGGTTGAAGATTTCTATCGGACTCATCGTTCGTTAGCCGAGCGATACGATCAAGTCAAATCGGAATCTGGAACTCGCCTTCCAACGCCATGGTCATCTCCATTGTCTTTCACCAAATATCGGCTTGAGAAATCATTGAGCTTGAGCGACAAAGCATATGATAGCTACTCTGAGGCCTACGGACCGGAGGAGTCTGAGGAGTCCGAGGTCGATGACccggaagaggaagaagaaatacTGCAAAACCACGTGGAGTCCGAAACAGAGGAAGTGTCAGGTGGTGCTGGCAATGAGGAGCTAATGAAGCTGAGGGCAGAAGTGGAGAGgcttagagaagaaaacaaggtTCAAAAGGAGCAACTACTTCAGAAGGATGAAGAGAAAAGGGAAGTCATCAGACAGTTGAGTTTAGCCATGGACTTGCTCAGGGAAGAAAATGTGAAGCTGAGTCAATGTCTTGCCAGGAACACtcccaagaaagaaaatcaaccTGAGTACGCCAAATTGAAAGAGGGTTTCTTTGGGAGGTTGTTCAATGGATTTGCTAAATCACAGGCTAATCTGGTGGCTCTTTAGGGTGTTGTTTAATCCGTGTTCGCCGATactatgtaatatatattaccaTGTAAGAACTATATCCCCCCCCCACCGTAGGAGTCTGTACGTGGTAGGAAGTTTTTTCAACTGGCattcatttgttaaaattgTTGCAGTCATTCTTTTCACCATCAGTTGTATTCATTACTGTAACTCTGTAAGTTGTATCCTTTATACATTCTTTTGCGTGTGTAGTAATTGctcattttcattcaataactGATCAATATCTGAAATGTTACTCGTATTTTTCTCTGATATACAAAGGCAGAACATTGAATTTCCTGATAAAAAGGTGTAAAAGTCTGATAAGATGTGTGGTTGTTCTGCTTGTGTGTCTGAGTCGTATGAGCAGACAGAACTTTCACAAAGTTAAAAGAACAAGATGAAACAATTATATAAGCAACAAAGTAGAAATCTTTTGAGCACATTATTCTACTATATCAAGAATCCATACAAATGCAGAACCCGTCAGTAGCCCAATCCCCACCTAACAATCTATACACTACTGGACATGAATCCAAGAAATTGATTTATAATGttcacaaatattaattactatatagAGGAAAACAGGAACCAAATGCTCAACATCTCAGAACCAAAGATACACCAACTTGCCATCAACTTTGCACACTATAAAGCAGCATTTACCCAAATTCCACCAAACAAAACTACTATTGAACTGAACAACACCGGAGAATTCAGCCTAACTGAAGAAGAATCTGGCATTGAACCAGACGGTGCAAGAGCTGTACCGGGGCCGGGAGCCACCATTGCATCAGGGTTTGGTGGGCTTGGACTTGATGGGATAAGGGGCACAGAAGATTCACTTGGAGAAAGCTCAGAGCCTCCAGGTGAAGGAAAGAGAGGAGCAATATCTGGAGATAATGCTGGTGGTGAGGATAATGGAGCAATAGGATCAGGTAACAATGCAGGTGCAGCAGAAATAGTAGAGGCTGGCAAGTTTATGCCTAAGGCTGGCGTTGAtgaaaacaacataaatataGAGGTAGAAAGAACAATCAAGAATGGAGTTATGGAGTAAGCCATTAATGATGAGGAAATAATGCACTACTATTGATGCTGATACAAAAAATCTCAAGTCTTTTTTGTAAAGGGTGCTGAAATAAATGCAGTTTCTTTGATGGAAATGAATGAATGATTGTGGAGTAAAGATTAAAAGGGGGTGGGAGGGAAGGTGATTGTGGGACCAGAACGACAGATGGCAGGGGGTGGTTGGCGGGTGCACCTGAGGAAACAGCTAGACATGTTGAGCAAAGGGACAAGATTTGATTAAATGGCATATGTTGTGTGAACACATGAATGCTGGATTGGTGCTGTTGTCCTTTTCCAAAATGGCAGCTTTCTGGGCACAATGTCTGTGAAATTCTTGTGTCTGTTTAGACTTTGGAGCATATGCGTACATGGTACAAATGACAAGCTTTCAAATTGGAATAATTGTGGAGGCTCTCTTAGGTTTGGAGTTTGCAGAGTGAGGGGTTTCATCTTTGGAATGGGGCTCAATCAAAGGCACATTTCCCAACAAGACTGAATTTCAATGTTTTGAAGAGGACAAGAATAGAATTAAAGTGTGGTGagatgaatttctttttttttttttactagtcAAAAAGTGGAACCTAATCATttactttatttcattttaccaAACACCACATTTTTCCCACTCATTTGTCTATTGAAGACAAGAAAATTGGCTTCTTTAGacccaaatattttcttgagcAGTTGGGCCACTCATAAATATTGACCAACCCAATTAGTTTGTAGTGGGCTGGCCCATTAGTTTACTGTGTTTGGAATGGGCTTACAGAGAGTGATTGGGCTACTACTCTAGTCTATCAATAGTGCAAGGGTAATGGGCTGAAGAATCAAGGTATCTTCGTAACCTCCTCTAACTGTTTGGATTCGGAGGATGTTTCGgtaagcttataaaatatttttaatatattttaaaattttacaaaatatttcaaaatgtttgattaattttgtaaaagatgtgcttataaaatttaaaaattttgatgataattatataatttttggacgGAAGCTTGAAAATGCTCACTTTGTCCttgctatttcttttattatttttttttgtccttatagtccataaaaaaagttttagaaaaattttaaagataagTGAAATTGTTTTATAGATCCCAAGcgtattttgattaatttacaaaagaaaaaaagaaggaataaAAACTAACTGAATGAAGTAGCTGCTggagtattgataatttataattatgttaaatttcataaaaatttattataatttacccaaaatttaataaataagtatagcCAAACGCAATCTAGGTCATTGGTGGAacaataaattctttaaagtcaaaatttgacaataataTACTTATACCTAATTTATAAGCtatattgatattgatattaacaataataaatattgatattgacatcccattatatatatagttcccTTCCCTATAGCTGATATTTGGTTGGGGTGAAAAGTTTCCGTAAAAGTTAAGGCCAAACAGACAAAACTtacctattttatttaattttttttgctctcttatatatatataattttttttaattctttttttgtcttcCGCTAATAACACTCCAACATTTtagttcttgttcttgtttgatgcatatatttattaataatttttattaactattgtagtattactttatttttttatagtacaaaaataaaaaaagaaatggttaactaacaaaaaaaaaaaaaaaaaaactattttttacaGTTGAAGagttgtaaataattttttccttgaTTATATTGAAATCAAATAGAGAGGGAGAGAATGAGTGGCTCCATTTCAATATACAGATAAGGTAGGTAGGTGCAGGTGCAGCATGcactactatatatatataggggtaTTCCTGCAGTCTTACCTTTTTCTCAGTTTCTCGCGTCAGATTGTATTAATTAGTGTTCATTCAgtttacaatattaaataaattgttacatattttgttttcttttccaaaaattcTGTGAGTCAACCAAATCGAATAGGTATGGTACcctattcaattaaatttgaatttattatataataaatacaatacacTTATTATGTTATTGGTATtcgatatttaaatttggtcaattaagttttttatttatccagCTTTTAGATTCCATCCCGAGTCTAGTATctttttgttgtatatttttaagtggAAATGttgcattattatttttttaataaattaattataatcatttatatcaaaatatttatattttgcgATAAtcgacaaaatataataatatccttaatatcaaataattaatttaattaataattattattaaaataaaataatacctAAGATGTCATATAGTTTGGTTCattgtatttgtatatataaacccGCGGGAGAATCAACCTTCACATGTCTGACAACTGCATTCCTTACGTTTTCACTCATTAACACAAATCCATGGCTGACCAAACAGAAGCAGCGGTGATCATCGTCGGCGGCGGTCCCTCCGGCCTGGCCACGGCGGCGTGTCTGCAAGAACTCTCAATCCCATACACCCTTCTCGAGAGACAAGACTGCTTCGCTCCTCTCTGGCAGAAATACTGCTATGATCGGGTCCACCTGCACCTACCCAAACACTTGTGCCAATTGCCCCTAATGCCAATCCCACCCTCTTACCCTAAATACTTATCGAGGAACGAATTCGTTC includes:
- the LOC105163188 gene encoding classical arabinogalactan protein 26, giving the protein MAYSITPFLIVLSTSIFMLFSSTPALGINLPASTISAAPALLPDPIAPLSSPPALSPDIAPLFPSPGGSELSPSESSVPLIPSSPSPPNPDAMVAPGPGTALAPSGSMPDSSSVRLNSPVLFSSIVVLFGGIWVNAAL
- the LOC105163186 gene encoding protein NETWORKED 3C gives rise to the protein MVEAKNKESSHWWWFDSHNKSISNRSPWLQSTLAELDEKTKIMLKIIEEDADSFAQRAEMYYKKRPELISMVEDFYRTHRSLAERYDQVKSESGTRLPTPWSSPLSFTKYRLEKSLSLSDKAYDSYSEAYGPEESEESEVDDPEEEEEILQNHVESETEEVSGGAGNEELMKLRAEVERLREENKVQKEQLLQKDEEKREVIRQLSLAMDLLREENVKLSQCLARNTPKKENQPEYAKLKEGFFGRLFNGFAKSQANLVAL